Proteins from a single region of Alphaproteobacteria bacterium:
- the cobS gene encoding cobaltochelatase subunit CobS, translating to MTSASGQQVPDTTVSVREAFGIDSDMKAPAFKTPTEHVPVLDPDYLFDHDTTLAILAGFAHNRRVMIQGYHGTGKSTHIEQVAARLNWPCIRVNLDSHISRIDLIGKDAIVLKDGKQVTEYREGILPYALQSPTALVFDEYDAGRADVMFVIQRVLEVEGKLTLLDQNKVIRPHPSFRLFSTANTVGLGDTTGLYHGTQQINQGQMDRWSIVTTLNYLPHDQEVGIVLAKSKTYDTDAGRKTVNNMVALADLTRAGFIAGDISTVMSPRTVITWAQNAEIFGDIGFAFKLTFLNKCDEVERTTVAEYYQRCFGKELPTGHGKAKLH from the coding sequence ATGACGTCCGCTTCCGGCCAGCAAGTACCCGATACCACCGTTTCCGTTCGCGAGGCGTTCGGCATCGACAGCGACATGAAGGCCCCCGCCTTCAAGACGCCGACCGAGCACGTTCCGGTGCTCGATCCCGACTACCTGTTCGACCACGACACGACGCTCGCGATCCTGGCCGGCTTCGCCCACAACCGACGTGTGATGATCCAGGGCTATCACGGCACCGGCAAGTCGACGCATATCGAGCAGGTCGCGGCGCGGCTGAACTGGCCGTGCATCCGCGTCAACCTCGACAGCCACATCAGCCGTATCGACCTGATCGGCAAGGACGCCATCGTCCTGAAGGACGGCAAGCAGGTGACCGAGTACCGCGAGGGCATCCTGCCCTACGCGCTGCAGTCGCCGACCGCCCTGGTGTTCGACGAGTACGACGCCGGCCGCGCCGACGTGATGTTCGTGATCCAGCGCGTGCTGGAGGTCGAGGGCAAGCTCACCCTGCTCGACCAGAACAAGGTGATCCGCCCGCACCCCTCGTTCCGGCTGTTCTCGACGGCCAACACCGTCGGCCTGGGCGACACGACCGGCCTCTATCACGGCACGCAGCAGATCAACCAGGGCCAGATGGACCGTTGGTCGATCGTCACGACCCTGAACTACCTGCCGCACGACCAGGAAGTCGGCATCGTGCTCGCCAAGTCGAAGACCTACGACACCGATGCCGGCCGCAAGACCGTCAACAACATGGTGGCGCTGGCCGACCTGACGCGCGCGGGCTTCATTGCCGGCGACATCTCGACCGTGATGTCGCCGCGCACGGTGATCACCTGGGCGCAGAACGCCGAGATTTTCGGCGACATCGGCTTCGCCTTCAAGCTGACCTTCCTCAACAAGTGCGACGAGGTCGAGCGCACCACCGTCGCCGAGTACTACCAGCGCTGCTTCGGCAAGGAGCTGCCGACCGGCCACGGCAAGGCCAAGCTGCACTGA